From Canis lupus baileyi chromosome 16, mCanLup2.hap1, whole genome shotgun sequence, a single genomic window includes:
- the NT5C gene encoding 5'(3')-deoxyribonucleotidase, cytosolic type isoform X2 has product MAAARARRARPVRVLVDMDGVLADFEAGLLRGFRRRFPGEPHVALEERRGFLAREQYRALRPDLADKVASVYEAPGFFLDLEPIPGALEALQEMNNMQDTEVFICTSPLMKYEHCYRWVENHLGPQFVERIILTRDKTMVLGDLLIDDKDTIRGQEETPRWEHILFTCCHNQHLALPPTRRRLLSWSDNWREIIDSKRGAEIVESC; this is encoded by the exons ATGGCGGCGGCGAGGGCGCGGCGCGCGCGGCCCGTGCGGGTGCTGGTGGACATGGACGGCGTGCTGGCCGACTTCGAGGCGGGCCTCCTGCGGGGCTTCCGCCGCCGCTTCCCCGGGGAGCCGCACGTGGCCCTGGAAGAGCGCCGCGGCTTCCTCGCCCGCGAGCAGTACCGAGCCCTGCGACCCGACCTGGCG GACAAAGTGGCCAGTGTGTATGAAGCCCCAGGCTTTTTCCTAGACTTGGAGCCTATCCCTGGAGCCTTGGAAGCCCTGCAGGAGATGAACAACATGCAGga CACCGAGGTCTTCATCTGCACCAGCCCCCTGATGAAGTATGAACACTGT TACCGCTGGGTGGAGAATCACCTGGGCCCCCAGTTTGTGGAGCGCATTATCCTGACAAGGGACAAGACGATGGTCTTGGGGGACCTGCTCATTGATGACAAGGACACCATTCGAG GCCAAGAGGAGACCCCAAGATGGGAGCACATCTTGTTCACCTGCTGCCACAACCAGCACCTAGCCCTACCCCCAACGAGGAGACGGCTGCTCTCCTGGAGTGACAACTGGAGGGAGATCATAGACAGCAAGCGGGGGGCCGAAATAGTGGAGAGTTGCTGA
- the NT5C gene encoding 5'(3')-deoxyribonucleotidase, cytosolic type isoform X1: MAAARARRARPVRVLVDMDGVLADFEAGLLRGFRRRFPGEPHVALEERRGFLAREQYRALRPDLADKVASVYEAPGFFLDLEPIPGALEALQEMNNMQDTEVFICTSPLMKYEHCVGEKYRWVENHLGPQFVERIILTRDKTMVLGDLLIDDKDTIRGQEETPRWEHILFTCCHNQHLALPPTRRRLLSWSDNWREIIDSKRGAEIVESC, from the exons ATGGCGGCGGCGAGGGCGCGGCGCGCGCGGCCCGTGCGGGTGCTGGTGGACATGGACGGCGTGCTGGCCGACTTCGAGGCGGGCCTCCTGCGGGGCTTCCGCCGCCGCTTCCCCGGGGAGCCGCACGTGGCCCTGGAAGAGCGCCGCGGCTTCCTCGCCCGCGAGCAGTACCGAGCCCTGCGACCCGACCTGGCG GACAAAGTGGCCAGTGTGTATGAAGCCCCAGGCTTTTTCCTAGACTTGGAGCCTATCCCTGGAGCCTTGGAAGCCCTGCAGGAGATGAACAACATGCAGga CACCGAGGTCTTCATCTGCACCAGCCCCCTGATGAAGTATGAACACTGTGTGGGTGAGAAG TACCGCTGGGTGGAGAATCACCTGGGCCCCCAGTTTGTGGAGCGCATTATCCTGACAAGGGACAAGACGATGGTCTTGGGGGACCTGCTCATTGATGACAAGGACACCATTCGAG GCCAAGAGGAGACCCCAAGATGGGAGCACATCTTGTTCACCTGCTGCCACAACCAGCACCTAGCCCTACCCCCAACGAGGAGACGGCTGCTCTCCTGGAGTGACAACTGGAGGGAGATCATAGACAGCAAGCGGGGGGCCGAAATAGTGGAGAGTTGCTGA